Proteins from one Sabethes cyaneus chromosome 2, idSabCyanKW18_F2, whole genome shotgun sequence genomic window:
- the LOC128735696 gene encoding uncharacterized protein LOC128735696, with product MKHTKKTKKLLVRRNNIIGSAKLIKEFDANYIYDRDFPQLKFRIEKLDSLWEQFNDVQSEIECETELSSDLADERADFENQYFELKGSLAGKLAIAKEQIETPANIPGSPPAHVPSVRLPELKIPDFSGNFDEWMNFHDLFSTTIHINSQLSAVQNFQYLKTVLKGDALRLVQSLAVSAANYVIAWDLLKKRFDNRNLLIKQHFSALLATPSVHKESSSALFSLADEFDKHICVLNKLEESQDHWNSFLVELLSSKLDPVTQKEWENQLEDDRRPTYENLVAYIQKRSRILQSISLSQNSPSVAKPESKHESKLARSKTFSYHSATASDNLPNCCLCKQSHTLSQCDEFKKLTPQKRFEVAKRQGLCLNCLKSSHLMKNCFAGPCRTCNRRRHTLLHLNSQTASNSHKTVAAQVGHCQHAVQPATINESPSSVACIADQCHVVPRVTGLAPSSSDGPEIRSNSYRPPSVSSAIPSSSSQATNCQTLPSSQSLVSKACMSSVFMLTAYVKVMHADGSYILARALLDCASEANFVTESLAQRLCSKRISTNIEVYGISQSVKKVNHQTTITVSSRFGSYTTSMDFLILPSLTRILPTANVDISRWVIPRHLPLADPKFNIAHDVELIIGIKNFFSILQNEQFTLGSGLPVLRKTVFGYVVAGEAINQPTSTVVCNVSSIDNLESIVRKFWEVESFERGKALSLEELYCENHFRETHRRASDGRYVVRLPVREEMLESLGESVNIAERRFRAIEKKLSSDPSLHVEYSKFMDEYLSLGHMDEFEPDLLKPHFYLPHHAIQRPDSTTTKTRVVFDASCRGNNNISLNDLCYIGPTVQPPLVSTLVNFRLPRYAVTADAEKMYRQVWVDSSDCLLQLILFRKSPDEELKTYCLKTVTYGTAPAPYLATRVVNQLAEDEAANFPLAASMVKRCFYVDDYLSGDDDEHRLVETNRQLIDLLRSGGFNMRKWCSNSATVLSNIPEPLRDSRTELEISQSGSVKALGLLWHPLSDEFSFNVPEFSSSEPITKRLVLSEMSRLFDPMGLVGATIVSAKIFLQALWSDKLNWNDVLSVEYQKWWIMYRAEIETLSMLRISRRLLVDNYRTLELHVFTDASDSAYGCCIYVRSISATGEQSCNLVMSKSRVSPLRKLSTPRLELCAAVLGAQLADFVLESTKWTCPITYWTDSSIVLHWIASSSSSWKVFVSNRIAEIHRLTGGSMWRHVPSELNPADKISRGIMPSQLKTDDLWWHGPPYLQQDTSAWPENFIELSPLHKQARTEEGRTVVSLVVSTTSTVTEFIEQHSTLFRLQRKVAWMLRFAQNCRTKEPQNRQFGPLVYAEMERALKCLIKQTQLAYFSSEIEFLVQDNRPTRKEFKFKSQLKSLNPFVDAEGLLRIAGRLHNLDVPYDTKHPIVVPQKAHLTVLIFKQTHVRMLHAGPQLLLATLRQRFWPIRGRDLAKKIVRQCITCFRCNPRSICQVMGPLPASRVTASRAFINCGVDYCGPFFVKTPNRRGPPVKVFVAIFVCMASKAVHIDMVYSLTSDAFVNMLKRLVGRRGRVTDIYCDNARTFVGANRLLEENRLNFNAIHQSSKLLTYCADNGITFHFNPARSPHFGGLWEASVKTFKYHLYRVIKDTQLNIDDFNTLLVQVEGIMNSRPLTPLSSDPADVVALTPGHFLVGEPLQSLPEPNLCDIPINRLDSFQKMQQRLQHFWRAWSRDYVAQLQDRKKWPVVQPNIDVGTLVLLKQDNTPPMRWNLGRIEQTFPGKDGRVRVVQVRTAHGTYRRAITEICPLPIDHHTEQDDHADPPALPVRSTTH from the coding sequence ATGAAACACACAAAGAAAACCAAAAAGCTTTTGGTGCGACGGAACAACATAATTGGATCCGCGAAACTCATAAAGGAATTTGATGCCAATTACATTTACGATCGCGATTTTCCGCAACTTAAATTTCGCATTGAAAAATTAGATAGCCTGTGGGAGCAATTTAACGATGTCCAGTCAGAAATCGAATGTGAAACCGAATTATCCAGTGATCTCGCGGACGAGCGAGCGGATTTCGAAAATCAATATTTCGAGTTAAAGGGCTCTCTTGCGGGTAAACTAGCGATCGCGAAAGAACAAATTGAGACACCAGCCAATATTCCTGGTTCTCCACCTGCCCATGTTCCCTCTGTTCGTCTCCCTGAACTAAAAATACCGGACTTCAGTGGAAACTTTGATGAGTGGATGAACTTTCACGATCTTTTCTCCACCACCATCCACATCAATTCTCAACTTTCGGCAGTGCAAAATTTccagtatctgaaaactgtacTGAAGGGAGATGCATTGCGACTTGTGCAATCTTTAGCAGTCTCAGCAGCCAACTACGTCATTGCCTGGGACTTGCTCAAGAAGCGATTTGACAATAGGaatctgttaataaagcaaCACTTCTCGGCATTATTGGCCACTCCTTCGGTGCATAAGGAATCTTCATCGGCTCTATTCAGTCTGGCCGACGAATTCGACAAGCACATTTGTGTGCTGAATAAATTGGAGGAGTCCCAAGACCATTGGAATTCCTTTCTTGTTGAGCTGCTAAGCAGCAAGCTAGATCCAGTCACGCAGAAGGAATGGGAAAACCAGCTTGAGGATGATAGGCGACCCACGTATGAAAATCTTGTGGCTTACATCCAGAAACGTTCTCGTATTCTCCAATCAATCTCGCTCTCCCAAAATTCACCATCTGTTGCTAAACCAGAATCGAAGCACGAGTCCAAGCTTGCCCGGTCGAAAACATTTTCGTATCACTCTGCTACCGCTAGTGATAATTTACCAAATTGCTGTCTCTGTAAGCAATCGCACACACTGTCGCAGTGCGATGAATTTAAGAAGCTTACACCACAAAAACGTTTTGAAGTGGCTAAAAGGCAAGGGCTTTGCCTGAATTGTTTAAAATCGTCACATTTGATGAAAAATTGCTTTGCTGGTCCGTGTCGTACATGCAACAGACGCCGCCATACTTTGTTGCATTTAAATTCGCAAACTGCTTCGAATAGCCACAAAACTGTTGCAGCTCAGGTTGGACATTGTCAGCATGCCGTACAACCGGCTACTATTAACGAGTCGCCGTCGTCGGTAGCGTGCATTGCCGATCAATGTCACGTGGTCCCTCGGGTTACGGGACTGGCCCCGTCGTCGTCGGATGGGCCTGAAATTCGTTCGAATTCGTATCGTCCGCCGTCGGTTTCGTCTGCAATACCGTCAAGCTCATCACAAGCTACAAACTGCCAAACCCTCCCAAGTAGCCAGTCTCTCGTTTCGAAAGCATGCATGTCGTCTGTATTCATGCTTACTGCCTATGTAAAAGTTATGCACGCTGATGGCAGTTACATTCTCGCCCGCGCTTTATTAGACTGCGCTTCCGAAGCCAATTTTGTAACCGAATCTCTCGCGCAACGGTTGTGTTCAAAACGCATATCAACTAATATTGAAGTGTACGGTATAAGCCAATCAGTCAAAAAAGTGAACCACCAAACAACAATTACAGTGTCTTCACGATTTGGATCGTACACTACCAGCATGGATTTCTTGATTCTGCCATCGCTCACAAGAATCCTACCCACTGCTAATGTGGACATATCGAGATGGGTCATACCTCGCCACCTCCCCCTTGCGGATCCCAAGTTCAATATAGCTCATGACGTTGAACTGATTATCGGgatcaaaaatttcttttcgatTTTGCAAAATGAACAATTTACCCTCGGCAGTGGTTTGCCTGTGCTACGCAAAACCGTCTTTGGATACGTTGTCGCCGGTGAAGCCATCAATCAACCGACGTCAACCGTTGTCTGCAACGTTTCGTCGATCGACAACCTGGAGTCGATCGTGCGCAAGTTCTGGGAAGTGGAAAGCTTCGAGAGAGGTAAGGCGCTCTCATTAGAGGAATTATACTGCGAGAATCATTTTAGAGAGACACATCGTCGAGCCTCTGACGGTCGGTACGTCGTGCGTTTACCGGTTCGGGAGGAAATGCTTGAATCTTTGGGAGAATCGGTCAACATAGCCGAACGCAGATTTCGCGCTATTGAGAAGAAGCTGTCATCCGATCCGTCGTTGCATGTTGAGTACTCAAAGTTTATGGATGAGTACCTGTCGTTGGGGCATATGGATGAATTCGAGCCCGATCTATTGAAACCTCACTTCTATCTTCCTCATCATGCGATCCAGCGACCCGACAGTACTACCACCAAGACACGCGTGGTTTTCGATGCCTCGTGCAGGGGCAACAACAACATTTCGTTAAATGACCTTTGCTACATCGGGCCTACGGTGCAGCCACCACTCGTGAGCACACTCGTCAATTTTCGCTTGCCTCGGTACGCAGTGACTGCGGATGCCGAGAAAATGTACCGGCAAGTATGGGTAGATTCGTCGGATTGCTTGTTGCAACTCATCCTGTTTCGCAAATCACCCGACGAGGAACTGAAGACTTATTGTTTGAAAACGGTGACGTATGGAACTGCACCTGCTCCATACCTTGCCACACGCGTCGTAAATCAACTCGCTGAGGACGAAGCAGCTAATTTCCCGCTAGCAGCTTCAATGGTTAAAAGGTGCTTTTACGTTGATGACTATCTATCTGGGGACGACGACGAGCATCGGTTGGTGGAAACGAACCGCCAGTTAATTGACCTTCTACGTTCAGGCGGTTTCAATATGCGAAAATGGTGCAGCAACAGTGCGACTGTTTTATCCAACATTCCTGAACCACTTCGGGACTCTCGaactgaacttgaaatcagCCAATCGGGTTCGGTAAAAGCTCTCGGTCTTCTTTGGCATCCCTTATCGGATGAATTTAGTTTCAATGTCCCCGAGTTTTCATCGTCAGAGCCGATTACGAAACGTCTGGTGCTCTCAGAGATGTCGCGTCTTTTCGATCCGATGGGACTAGTCGGAGCAACAATCGTGAGTGCCAAAATATTCTTGCAAGCTTTGTGGTCGGACAAGCTCAACTGGAACGACGTGCTATCGGTGGAATATCAAAAATGGTGGATTATGTATCGTGCTGAAATCGAAACCCTTTCGATGCTTCGAATCTCAAGACGGCTTTTAGTGGACAATTATCGCACCCTCGAATTACATGTCTTCACAGACGCATCTGACAGTGCCTATGGGTGTTGCATTTACGTGAGGTCTATTTCTGCTACTGGTGAGCAATCGTGCAATTTAGTGATGTCAAAATCGAGGGTGAGTCCACTTCGTAAATTGTCAACTCCTCGCCTCGAACTATGCGCAGCGGTTCTCGGAGCGCAATTGGCAGATTTTGTGCTCGAGTCAACCAAGTGGACCTGTCCCATTACATACTGGACCGATTCATCGATTGTTCTACATTGGATcgcatcgtcgtcatcatcttGGAAAGTGTTCGTGTCCAATAGAATTGCCGAAATTCATCGACTAACCGGAGGCAGCATGTGGCGTCACGTTCCCTCCGAATTAAACCCAGCTGACAAAATCTCACGGGGTATAATGCCTTCGCAGTTGAAAACCGACGATCTTTGGTGGCATGGGCCACCCTATCTTCAACAAGATACGAGTGCTTGGCCGGAAAATTTTATCGAACTGTCGCCACTTCACAAACAAGCTCGCACCGAGGAAGGCCGAACAGTTGTTTCTCTTGTCGTTTCCACCACATCTACGGTAACCGAATTCATAGAACAGCATTCTACTCTCTTTCGTTTGCAACGCAAAGTTGCTTGGATGCTGAGATTTGCTCAAAATTGTCGCACAAAAGAACCCCAAAATCGTCAATTTGGGCCGTTGGTATATGCTGAGATGGAAAGAGCATTAAAATGTTTGATTAAGCAAACTCAACTAGCATATTTTTCGTCAGAAATTGAGTTCCTCGTGCAAGACAATCGACCGACCCGAAaggaattcaaattcaaatcacaGCTAAAAAGTCTCAATCCATTTGTTGATGCTGAAGGCTTGCTTCGAATCGCTGGTCGCTTACACAATCTCGATGTCCCATACGACACTAAGCACCCTATAGTGGTGCCTCAGAAAGCTCATTTGACCGTTCTTATTTTTAAACAAACTCATGTTCGAATGCTGCATGCAGGACCACAACTACTCCTTGCGACTCTGCGGCAGCGTTTTTGGCCTATTCGGGGACGAGATCTAGCAAAGAAAATAGTTAGACAATGCATCACCTGTTTTCGCTGCAATCCACGAAGCATCTGCCAGGTCATGGGACCACTACCAGCATCCCGTGTAACGGCGTCGCGCGCGTTCATCAACTGCGGTGTTGATTATTGCGGTCCGTTTTTCGTAAAAACTCCGAACCGTCGCGGTCCGCCGGTGAAGGTATTCGTCGCCATCTTCGTCTGCATGGCATCGAAAGCTGTACACATCGACATGGTGTATAGTCTGACGTCTGATGCATTCGTGAACATGCTAAAACGCCTCGTCGGGCGTCGCGGACGTGTAACCGATATCTACTGCGATAATGCCCGGACGTTCGTTGGTGCCAATCGTCTACTCGAAGAAAATCGTTTGAATTTCAACGCCATCCACCAGTCCAGCAAACTGCTAACGTATTGCGCAGACAATGGGATAACCTTCCATTTTAATCCTGCGCGTTCGCCGCATTTCGGGGGCCTTTGGGAGGCCTCCGTGAAGACGTTTAAATATCATCTCTATCGGGTCATCAAAGATACTCAGCTCAACATAGATGACTTCAACACGCTACTCGTCCAAGTGGAAGGCATAATGAACTCTCGTCCACTCACTCCGTTGTCATCGGACCCAGCGGACGTCGTTGCGCTAACCCCTGGACACTTTCTCGTGGGAGAACCTCTTCAGTCTCTCCCCGAGCCGAATCTTTGTGACATTCCCATTAATCGACTTGATTCTTTCCAGAAGATGCAACAACGTCTTCAGCATTTTTGGAGAGCTTGGTCGCGTGATTATGTAGCCCAACTACAGGATCGAAAGAAATGGCCAGTCGTTCAACCGAACATTGACGTTGGAACCCTGGTGCTTCTCAAACAGGACAACACGCCGCCTATGCGCTGGAATCTTGGCCGGATCGAGCAGACGTTTCCAGGCAAGGACGGGCGTGTACGTGTGGTTCAGGTCCGAACTGCGCACGGGACATATCGACGGGCAATCACCGAGATTTGCCCACTACCCATTGATCATCACACCGAACAAGACGACCACGCTGATCCACCAGCTTTACCCGTTCGATCTACCACCCACTGA